DNA sequence from the Callospermophilus lateralis isolate mCalLat2 chromosome 2, mCalLat2.hap1, whole genome shotgun sequence genome:
ataaatgaatgaatgattatagAGGGATTTTCAACCTTTCACACGTTGTTGTACGTGAAGTTCCAACAGGTCCTGAGATAAAGGTATGCACACATACAAGAAGTTTATTAGGCCCATGCTCCAAGGAATACTGGGTGAGGGGGTAGGGAGGCAGGACTGGGAAGGGAGAACCCATGCCAGGGTGTAGCTTAAGGGGAAGCTGGGGACTCTGGAGCAATCTTTAGAGTCAGGAGTAGAGTCTGGAACAGCAGGGTTTCCCCTGCTGCAGGCCAGAGAGCTTGGCTTTCACATTCCTGTCAGCCACTGGCTCCAGGCTTACTAGAGAAAACAGAAACTGCCCTCACTTCTGGCTCTTAGTGAATCTGTGGAAAGAATTTTCAGTGGCCCTAGGGTAATCCTAGACACCTAGAAGACCACAGGTACCAGCATTTCCTGCTGGAAGGACAGCAGCTGGGGGCTGATGCTGTGTTAAGGGGGGTCCTGGGGACCAAGACGATGCACTCCCAGTGTCTGCTACAGTGGCTATGCACTGTGTCCTTGAAAGACACATTTTGCTTACTTCTGTGACAAAagcagatgagagagagagagagagagagagagagagagagagagagagagagaagccctGAAGGTCAATTTTTCAAATTATCGATAAAGTCTCCCTTAATGAATTCCAGGATATTGAAGGAAATCAGACACTCAGATCCACCCACATTCAGCCCCCCCCATCTGCCTTCACATatggaagactttttttttccctacaaGAGCAAAGGGAgtttttattttgctacatataaGAACAACAAGGCACATGGACATACTAAGAAAGATGAAGAGGATCAGAGTACATTCTATATGAAATAGAAACTGCTTACATGAGTTCCTTAGTTCAGGCTTTCCTGCTTATTCTCAAGACCTATCATTTGTTTCTGTCATTTTAGTTCCCCTTTGGAATGGGAAGTTAGTACAATGGAAAATTCTAAGATTTCCTCAAGGACAAatcagttttcagtttaaggacaCTACTGTTTcaccattcaacaaatattagaTCTATTAGATCTTGTTTGTGGGTTAGGAACAACGCAAGACTAAGAGGACTCAGAGATTCAGTGTCTTCCTTACCTTTATGGAACTCAACCTTGTGGGGAGTGAGAAACATGATCAGTTACTTAGGTTACAGCATCAAAAGAGCTATAACAGACAGATGTGCCAAGAGTCCAGGGGAGGGAGGGGCTGGCGCCTCTTGGGGTGAAGGCTTTCCATCTTTTCTCCTCCCCGTCaccttctgtctctctctcctgccTGCAGTGAGGACATTGTGCGCTCCCTATGCCTGCCAGACTTCCCTGAGCCAGCCGATCTCTTCTGGAAGTACCTGGACCTGGCCACCTTCATCCTGCTGTACATCCTCCCTCTCCTCATCATCTCCGTGGCCTATGCTCGTGTGGCCAAGAAGCTGTGGCTGTGTAACACGATTGGCGATGTGACCACCGAGCAGTACCTGGCCCTGCGCCGCAAGAAGAAGAAAACCATTAAGATGCTGATGCTGGTGGTGGTCCTCTTTGCCCTCTGCTGGTTTCCTCTCAACTGCTACGTCCTCCTCCTGTCCAGTAAGGTCATCCACACCAACAATGCCCTCTACTTCGCCTTCCACTGGTTTGCCATGAGTAGCACCTGCTACAACCCCTTCATCTACTGCTGGCTGAATGAGAACTTCAGGGTAGAGTTAAAGGCATTACTGAGCATGTGCCAAAGACCCCCCAAGCCTCAGGAAGACAGGCCACCCTCCCCAGTTGCCtccttcagggtggcttggacagagAAGAGCAATGGTCGGAGGGCTCCACTACCTAATAACCTCTTGCCTTCCTCGCAACTCCAGTCTGGGAAGACAGACCTGTCATCTGTGGAACCCATTGTGGCAATGAGTTAGAGGAGGTGGGGAGAAGGCAGGGGAGGATCTGCCTCCAGCGGAGATTGGAAAATGGCCTATCCTCTTGTGCATGATCTTCACAGTGCTGGGAACTAGTTCCTACAGAAACAGTAGGACTCTTGAGTTCCTAGGAAACTGCCTGGCCTTCTAGCCCCATTTGAAGTGCAAACTAAAATTCAATTACCAATTAGGCATCTGTTCATAAATTCCTATTTAGAAAATGCTATGAGGTATAGCACCCTGGATCTCTGAGCAAGAGAACCAAGGCAACCTCAGCTCAGATGGGGGCTGAATCAGTCAATGGACTCCAACTGTTGGGCAGCTACCTTATAGCCCTTCTGACTACCGAGCATCCATAGAGGAAACTTGAAGTCATCCTTTGGGTGCAGCTGACCCACATGCACAGAGCTCTGCTGAAAACAGATTCGCTGGCCAGTGAGATGTTAGCAAGCTAGAGCAGGTATAGATTTTCATGCCTTGCCTTCTGAAGTCATTGGACCAAGATAAATCACAATTTTTTCAGTAGATTGGCTCTATACATGACAAGAAAGGACCAATTTAGTTTCcttaaaacaaacagaaatcattatTTCCACTTTGAAAAATTCAGAAaagcacaaaggaaaaaaaaaacatctttccATCCCATCAATTTGTGATCACCTCTGCTAACGCTGTGAATTTATTTTCAACTTTTCCCTTTGTGTGTAGACGTGTCTATGTATGCATGTGTGCAGTTTTAAAATTCGGAACTATACTTTTCCATTAGACTGTAATGATCAACAAGGAACAGGGGTGCAGCAGAGTACTTATGAGCCTCTCTCCAACAGTAGTCCAGACAAATCAAAGAAGAGGTGAGAGAGGAGCCCCAAATGAAGACTGACCCCAAGCATACAGAACTGGTTCCATCTTGCAGCCAATGATGGCCCCG
Encoded proteins:
- the Gpr83 gene encoding G-protein coupled receptor 83 isoform X2; this translates as MVHHFLLILLLHLVQATERPEGRAEEQSLEAALAVPNTSHFFSWNNYTFSDWQNFVGRRRYGAESQNPTVKALLIVAYSFIIIFSLFGNVLVCHVIFKNQRMHSATSLFIVNLAVADIMITLLNTPFTLVIMHPLKPRISITKGIIYIAVIWIMATFFSLPHAICQKLFTFKYSEDIVRSLCLPDFPEPADLFWKYLDLATFILLYILPLLIISVAYARVAKKLWLCNTIGDVTTEQYLALRRKKKKTIKMLMLVVVLFALCWFPLNCYVLLLSSKVIHTNNALYFAFHWFAMSSTCYNPFIYCWLNENFRVELKALLSMCQRPPKPQEDRPPSPVASFRVAWTEKSNGRRAPLPNNLLPSSQLQSGKTDLSSVEPIVAMS